GGCGGGCGTGCTGGCGGCCGCGGGGGTCCTCCTGCTCCTCCGGCCGACCGGCAACGGCCCCGCCTACCGGACGGCGCCCGTGGAGCGGGGGGAGCTCATGGCCACCGTCGTCGCCACCGGGACGGTGAACCCGGTCATCACCGTGCAGGTCGGCAGCCAGATCTCGGGGATGGTCAAGCACCTGTACGCCGACTTCAACTCCGTGGTGAAGCGGGGCCAGCTCATCGCCCGGATCGACCCGGAGCTGTTCGAGGCCCGCGTGAGCCAGGCCCGCGCCAGCCTGGAGAGCGCCCGGGCAGCGGTCCTGAACCAGGAGGCGAACCGGGAACGGGCGGCGGCTGACGTGGAGAACGCCCGCGCCGCCCTGGAGGCGGCGAAGGCGAACGTCGCCCGGCAGCGCGTGGCCCAGCTCGACGCCGAGATCAAGCTCAAGAGCCGGACGAATCTGTTCCGCGAGGGGGGGATTTCCCAGGAGGAGCGGGACTCGGCCCAGGCGGCCTTCGACTCGGCGCGCGCCGGGGTCGATGCCGCGGTGGCCCAAGAGCGGGCGGCTGGCTCCACGCTCCGGGCGGCGGAGGCGGCCCTGCGGGTCGCCGAGGCCCAACGGAAAGCGGCCGAGGCCAACGTCGCCCACCAGGAGGCGACGCTCCGCCAGGCCGAGGTGGACCTGAGCCACACCTTCATCCGGGCGCCCGTGGACGGGGTCGTCATCTCCCGGAGCGTGGACGTGGGCCAGACGGTCGCCGCCTCCCTCCAGGCGCCCACCCTGTTCCTGATCGCGCAGGACCTGACCCGGATGCAGGTGAACACGAGCGTGGACGAGGCGGACATCGGCCAGGTCACGAGCGGCCAGCCGGCCCGGTTCACGGTGGACGCCCACCCGGGGCAACCCTTCGAGGGGGCCGTCACGCAGGTGCGGAGTGCGCCGAACGTCCAGCAGAACGTCGTCACCTACGACGTCATCATCGAGGTGGCGAACCCGGACCTCCGGCTCAAGCCGGGCATGACGGCCAACGTCCAGATCCTCATCGCCCGGAAGGCTGACGCCCTCAAGGTCCCCGCCGCCGCGCTCCGGTTCCGTCCCTCGGGCGGCGGGGCTGAGAGACCGGCGAGCGGCGCCGACGGCCGTCCCCAGCGCTCCTCGCGGCGGGGGGCGTCGGAGGGCCAGATCTGGATCCTGGAAGGCGGCGTCCCGAAACCGGTGCCGGTGACCCTCGGCCTCAGTGACGGAAACTACGTCGAGGTGGCGGCCGGCGACCTCCTGGAGGGCCAGGCCGTCCTCGTCGGCACGGGAGCCCGCGAGATCCAGCCGGCCCCCCGGCGGCGCTCCTTCGGGTTCTAGCGGGGTGACGATGCCCCTGGTCGAGCTCTCCGACGTGACCAAGGTCTACCGGGTCGGGACCGTGGCGGTCGCGGCCCTGCGGGGGGTGAGCCTCGGCGTGGAGCGGGGGGAGTTCGTGGCGATCATGGGCGCCTCCGGCTCCGGGAAGTCCTCCCTGATGCACATCATCGGGTGCCTCGACCGGCCCACCACGGGTCGCTACCTGCTCGAGGGGCAGGAGGTCGGGGCCCTCTCGCGGGATGCCCTAGCCGCGATCCGGAACCGCCAGGTCGGGTTCGTCTTCCAGGCCTTCCACCTCCTGCCGCGGGCGACCGCCCTGGCGAACGTGGAGCTCCCCCTCCTCTACAACGGCTGCGCGCCTGCCGAGCGGCGGCGCCGGGCCGCGGAGGCCCTCGCGATCGTCGGGCTCGCGGGGCGGGAGGACCACCGCCCCAACCAGCTTTCGGGAGGCGAGCAGCAGCGGGTGGCCATCGCCCGCGCGCTGGTGAACGGCCCGACCCTCCTCCTGGCCGACGAGCCGACGGGGAATCTCGACAGCCGGAGGAGCCTCGAGATCGTGGCCACCCTCCAGCGCTTGAACCGGGAGCGGGGGCTCACGGTCATCCTCGTCACGCACGAGCCGGACATCGCCGCCTTCGCCGGCCGCGTCCTCCAGTGCCGGGACGGACGGATCGTGACCGACCGCCCGGTCCCGGCCCCGCGGGACGCGGTGGCGGAGGCGGCCGCGCTGCCGCCGGAGGAGACCCCGTGAAGCCCTGGTCCTCGGTCCGGGTCGCCCTGCAAGCCGTCGCCGCAAACCCGATGCGCTCCGCCCTCACGATTCTGGGCATCGTCATCGGGGTGGGCTCGGTCATCGCCATGATCGCCGTGGGCCGGGGGGCCACCCAGCGGATCCAGGATCAGATCCGCTCGATCGGGAGCAACATCCTGATCGTCCTCTCCGGCTCCTCCACGGCCGGAGGCCTCCGGGCCGGGTCCGGGACCCTCCTCCGGCTCACGGAAGAGGATGCCGCGGCCATTCAGGCCGAGTGTCCCGCCGTGGACCTGGCAGTCCCGACCGTGCGGGGGACGGCGCAGATCGTCTTCGGAAACCAGAACTGGTCCACCGTCGTCCAGGGCGGGACACCGGATTACCTGGCGGCCCGGGACTGGCCGCTGGCCTCAGGCGAGCCCTTCACCCCCCAGGACCAGGCGGCCGCCACAAAGGTGGCCCTGCTGGGCCAGACGGTCGCCCAGAACCTCTTCGGCGACAGCGACCCCGTGGGGCAGATCATCCGGATCAAGAAGGTCCCCTTCACCGTCCTGGGGGTGCTGAGCCCGAAGGGGCAATCGCCCTGGGGCCAGGACCAGGACGACCTGGTGGTCGTCCCGCTCTCCACCGCGAAGCGGCGCGTCCTCGGCGTCAGCCAGGCGAATGCCCGGGCGGTCAGCAGCATCATGGTCCGGGCCCGGGAGGCCGGGCTCCAGAAGGAGGCGGAGGAGCAGGTGGCCGCGCTGCTCCGCCAGCGCCACCGGCTCCAGCCGGACCAGGACGACGACTTCACCGTCCGAAACCTGTCGGAGGTCTTCGCCGCTCAGGAGGCGTCGGCGCGGGTGATGGCGGTCCTGCTGGGGGCCATCGCATCGGTCTCCCTGCTGGTGGGAGGCATCGGCATCATGAACATCATGCTCGTCTCGGTCACGGAGCGGACCCGCGAGATCGGCCTGCGAATGGCAGTCGGCGCCCGGGGCCGGGACATCCTCCTCCAGTTCCTCATCGAGGCAGTGACGCTCGCGCTGCTCGGGGGCATCATCGGGACCGGGCTCGGCCTGCTCGGCTCGGCCGTCCTGGCCCGGTTCGGGGACTGGGCCGTGACCGTGGATGCCTCTGCCCTCCTCCTGGCCTTCCTCTTCAGCGCCGGGGTCGGGATCTTCTTCGGCTTCTACCCCGCGAAGCGGGCGGCGGAACTCAACCCCATCGAGGCCCTCCGCTACGAGTGAGCGGCCCGCGCCTTGACAGCGCCGCGAGGCGCGTGCTAGAAGGGCGCGACCGTCCCGCCGGGAGCCTGCATGCCCCATCCCGATCCCCCGCGCCGTGATCCCGCCGTCTTCGAGGCCCTCTTCCGCCCCAAAGCGGTGGCGGTGGTGGGCGCCTCCACCCAGCCGGAGAAGCTCGGCTATCAGGTCTTCCGGAACCTCACGGAGGCGGGCTTCGCCGGGCCCCTGCACCCCGTGAATCCGAAGGCGGACGCGATCCTCGGCCGCAAGGCCTATCCCAGCGTCGCCGACCTCCCCGAGCCCGCAGACCTGGCCGTCATCATTGTCCCGGCCCGGCTGGTGCCGGAGACGATCCGGGCCTGCGGGCGCAAGGGAACCCGGGCCGCCATCGTGATCTCGGGCGGCTTCAGCGAGAGCGGCCCGGAGGGGGAGCGGCTCCAGCAGGACGCGGTGGCGGCGGCGCGGGAGGCCGGCATCGCCCTGGTGGGGCCGAACTGCCAGGGGGTGAACCACCCCTACCACGGCCTGTGCGCGTCCTGGCCGCTCCTGACCACCCGCGGCTGCATGGCGATCGCCTCGCAGAGCGGGACGGTGGGCGCGGCCCTCATGGACTGGGCCGCCCAGGAGGAACTGGGGGTCTCCGCCTTCGTGAGCATGGGGAACCGCGCCGACGTCGACGAGAGTGACCTCCTCGACTACTTTGCCGCGGATCCGAACACCCGGGCCATCGCCCTCTACATTGAAGGGATCAAGTCGGTGCCCCGATTCCTGCGGGCGGTGGCCGGCTGCTCCAAGCCGCTGGTGGTGCTGAAGGCGGGGCGAACCCCCAAGGGGCGCAAGGCGGCCGAGTCGCACACGCGCTCCCTCGCCGGCCGGGACGAGGTCTACGAGGGGGCCTTCCGGCAGTACCGGATCCACCGCGCGGCCACGCTGGAGGAGCTCTACGACGCGGCCAAGGCCCTGGCGTACCTCACGCGTCCGGCGGGCAAGCGGATCTGCATCATCACCAGCTCGGGCGGCTCCGGGATCCTGGCCACGGATGCCGCGGAGAATGCCGGTCTGGACGTGGCCCCCCTCCCCGAGGCGCTCCGGGCCGCCCTGAAGCCGGTCCTGCCCGCCCACTGCACCGTGGCCAACCCGCTCGATCTCACCGGCGATGCCACCGCCGCCATGTACCGCCAGGTAGCCGAGGCGGCGGCGCCCCACTTTGACAGCCTGGTGGTCATCTTCGGCGACCCGATCCCGGGCGCGTCGGAGGTCATCCCCGCCGCGTCCCCCCACGCCGTGATCTGCCTGGGCGGCGCCGACGTGGAGCGGGAGGAGCGGGCCCGGATGCACCGGAAGGGCCTCCCCACCTTCCCCACCCCGGAGCGGGGGGTGCTGGCGCTCAGCCACCTCACCCGGTTCTAAAGAAGAAGAGAGGACGGATGGCCCCCCGCGATGTCACGGTACCTCCGCGCGAGGCGGCCCGGCGCCTCATCGAGCAGGCGCGCGCCGAGCGGCGCCACCTGCTGGAACCGGAGGCCTACCAGCTCCTGCAGGCCTACAGCCTCCCCGTTCCCCGGCACCGGTTCGTCCGGGATGCAGAGGAGGCGGTGGCCGCGGCGGAGGCGATCGGGTTCCCGGTCGCCCTGAAGGTGGTCTCCCCCGACATCCTCCACAAGAGCGAGTCCGGTGGGGTCCGCCTGGATCTGCGGGGGCCGGCGGCCGTCCGGGAGGCCTTCGAGGCGGTCCGCACCGGCGCGCGCGCCGCGCGGGCCGACGCCCGTCTGCCGGGCGCGCTGGTCGTGGAGATGGCGCGGCCCGGGACCGAGGTCATCGTCGGGATGACCCGCGACCCGCAATTCGGCGCCACGGTGATGTTCGGCCTCGGCGGGATCTTCGTCGAGATCTACCGGGACGTGAGCTTCCGGATCGTGCCGGTCGCCGAGCCCGATGCTCGGGAGATGATCCGGGAGGTGAAGGGCCTGCCGCTGCTGACCGGCTACCGCGGGCGGCCCCCGGCGGACCTGGAGGCCATCGCCCGCATGGTGCTCCAGGTCTCCCGGATGGCCGAGGAGCTTCCCGAGATCGCCGAGGTGGACCTGAACCCCGTCGTCGTCCATGAGCGGGGAGTCCTCCCCCTGGACGCCCGCGTGCTCCTTTCCCTGGAGGAGACATCGGCCTGAGGGGCGGCCCCGCCCCCGCAGGCCGGCATCGCCCATGCCCGAGCCTCTCGCCGCCGCCCCGGTGATCCCGCCCCGCGCGTGGCCCGCGATGGCCGGGCGCGGCCTGCTCGCGGCGGTCCTCCTCGGCGGCGCCATCGGAGCCGCCGCCGGCACCATTCGCGGGAATGTCTTCCGGGATGACCGATACCGGATCCAGATCACGAAGCCGCCGACCTGGCACTTCGTCCCGGCGGCGCAGGCGTCGAGCCGCGCCCGGGAAGCGCTGCCGGAGGAGCTGCGGGGCGGCCGGGCGGGGGCGGCCAGCCTTCTGGTGGCGGTGAGCGAACACCCACCCGGCGCTCCCGCGCGCTACCCCGCGCGGGTGACGGTGGCGGTGGAGGACCTCACGGGCCGGCCCGGCGTCGAGACCCTGGAGCTCTACGCCCAGGCGAACCTCCGGACGCTGGGGAACCTCCTGGGGGATTTCAGGCTGGAGGGACCCTCCGACCGGGTGCGGGCGGGGGGCGTCTCGGGTCTGCGGGTGGAGTACAGCGGCGTCCTGCACCGGCCGGAGGGGCCGGTGCCGATCCGGGGGATCGCGCTGCACTTCCTGCGGGGGAAAACCGGCTACGCGATCACGGCGGTGGCCGCAGCGGAGGAGTTCGCGGCGCGCCGCGGGACCCTGCAGGAGATCCTGGCCAGCGTGAGCTTCCTCCCCTGACGGATGCGCAAGGAGGGGCCATGCAGTCCAAGGTCCGGTGTCCCATCTGCCGGCGCCTCATCTCCGAGGAGCGCCTGGACTCCCACGTTCGGATCGAGCAGACCCTGATCGAAACCATCAGGAAGGAGCACCCGGACTGGATCGAGTCGGACGGCGCCTGCTCCCAGTGCGTCAGCCACTACCGGCAGCAGATCTCCCGCCTGCGCGGCAGCTAACGAGGGAGGGGACCCCTCAGCGGGGGGTGGGCCCGTCGCGCCGCCGCAGGCCCGGCAGGTCGTAGAGGACCTCCGCCTCCCGCCCCAGGTCGCGGAGCACGTCCAGGAAGCGTACCGCCGCCCGCTCCTCCGGAGTCCCCTCGCGGGCCTGTCGCTGCCGCTTGAGCTCCCGGAAGCTCTGGAGGACCGCCCGGTCTCCCAGGCGGCGGGCGATCCGCTCGCCGCACGCCTCCAGGAGGGCTACCCGCTCCCGGTCCCGCCGTGCGGTCGCCTCCCGATAGGCCCTCAGAAACTCCGCCGGGCTCCCCTGCTCCCAGGCTTGAAGGAAAGTCTCCCGGGCGCGGATCTCCTTCACCAGGCGGCGGAGCTGCTCCGCGCGTCGCCGGGCGGCCGTGAGCGTCGAGCGGCCGGGGGCGCCCAGGGCCTCCTGCAGCTTCGCCTCCGCCGCCGCCGCCGCCTCGCGAAAGGCCGCGTAGTTCGCCTCCACCTCCCGGAGGCATGCTGCCTGCTTGGCGCGCAGGCGCTCCGCCTTCGCCTCCCACGGGAGGTCGGGGGCGGCGGCGACCGCGGCCGCCTCCGCCAACAGCGCATCCATGACCTTCAGGGGGGAGCGGGCGAGACGCTTCAGCTCGTCCACGGGACCTCCCAGGAGGAGAACGGGCGACCACCCGGGACGATTGTAGAGAAGGGGAGGGGGAACGGTCAACCGGGAAGGTTAGTGGGGACCCGACAGGGAGTCGAGCTGCTTCAGGTACTCGAAGATCTTCGTGAAGAGGTCCACCCATCCGGGCTCGGCACCCGGGTCGATGCTCACTCCCATCTGGAACGCGCCGGGCGCCTCCGGCACCCCCTGGCACCACCGGACCTGGCCGGAGAACTTCACCCGCGGCGCCCCGAGCACGTGACTCTCCAGCCGGAACTGGAGCGCGGCCCCCGCCTGGTACGACGTTGCCCCCTCCAGCTTCAGGCCGTGGTGGCTGAAGTCCAGGAGGCGGACCTTCTCCTCGGTCCCGTCGGGGGCCAGGATGGCCAGGCTCGCCCCCTGCTGGGCGAGCGGGCTGAGGGTGTAGCGGGTGTCGGTACGGTGCTTCGGGTCCATGGTGGGCCTACTTATCATAGAACCGGAAGGTGGAGGCCATCACGGCGCGCATGAGGTCCGCCTCCTCCCGGATCTTTTCCAGCTCCTTCAACTGGGCCCGGGCCGCCTTCTGCTCGGGGGTGTAGCGGGCCTCCTGGGCTCTCGCCCGCAGGGCCCGGAAAGCCTCGAGAACCTTCGGATCGTTTTTCCGCTTCAGGAACCGCTCCGCCGCCTGCTCGAAGATCTCGGCGCTGTCCGTGTCCCCCCGCTCGACCGCGGCCTTGTAGTCGGCGAAGATGGTGGCGGCCGGCTCGTCCTCCCACTGCTCGAAGAGCCGCTCCCGGAAGGCCGCCTTGTCAATGATATTGAACAGCTCCTGGATCAGGGTCTCCATCTGCTGGAAGGGGGTGAGGGCCGGAGGGGTGAGGACCTCGACGAGCTTCTTCTCCTCCTCGGCCAGCCTCCCCCGGAACCGCTTGAACTGCTCCTCCGCCTCGCTGACCGTGGTGTCCTGGACCTTCTTGACGCGGGCGAGCTTCTCCTCGGTGCTCAGGTGGGGATCGGCGGAGATCCGGCTCACCTCCGCCAGGAGGGAATCCAGGAGCTGCAGCGGCGCCTGGGCCATTTTCTTGAGTTCGTCCAAGGCGGGTCCCTGCACGGACACTCCTCCGCTGGCCGGGGTTCCTCCAGCGGCGCGCTGGTGCAACTCCTATACCAAACAGGGTGGAGGGGCGGCCCGGGGGGCTCTTCCGGGGGGCCGCCTCGACGAGTCAAGAAGCCGGAGTGGGCCTGTAAGCCGGATCCTGTGCGGGCCGAGGCCCGCGGTGGTCATTCCTCTAGGCCCGGCGTTGCCGCCGGGCTCCAGCGGCCTACCCGGGGGCTCGGGCGGGCCACCCTCCCGCCGGCGCCTTTCGGCTCCGGCTGCGCCCCCCTATTCGGCCTTGCTCCAGGTGGGGTTTGCCGAGCCAGCCTGTCACCAGGCTGCTGGTGCGCTCTTACCGCACCATTTCACCCTTACCGGGCGGCCTCGCGGCGGCCCGGCGGTGTGTTTCTGTGGCACTGTCCTCGGGGTCACCCCCGCTGGGCGTTACCCAGCACCCTGCCCTGTGGAGTCCGGACTTTCCTCCCGCGGCCCC
The DNA window shown above is from Candidatus Methylomirabilis sp. and carries:
- a CDS encoding efflux RND transporter periplasmic adaptor subunit, with translation AGVLAAAGVLLLLRPTGNGPAYRTAPVERGELMATVVATGTVNPVITVQVGSQISGMVKHLYADFNSVVKRGQLIARIDPELFEARVSQARASLESARAAVLNQEANRERAAADVENARAALEAAKANVARQRVAQLDAEIKLKSRTNLFREGGISQEERDSAQAAFDSARAGVDAAVAQERAAGSTLRAAEAALRVAEAQRKAAEANVAHQEATLRQAEVDLSHTFIRAPVDGVVISRSVDVGQTVAASLQAPTLFLIAQDLTRMQVNTSVDEADIGQVTSGQPARFTVDAHPGQPFEGAVTQVRSAPNVQQNVVTYDVIIEVANPDLRLKPGMTANVQILIARKADALKVPAAALRFRPSGGGAERPASGADGRPQRSSRRGASEGQIWILEGGVPKPVPVTLGLSDGNYVEVAAGDLLEGQAVLVGTGAREIQPAPRRRSFGF
- a CDS encoding ABC transporter permease; this encodes MRSALTILGIVIGVGSVIAMIAVGRGATQRIQDQIRSIGSNILIVLSGSSTAGGLRAGSGTLLRLTEEDAAAIQAECPAVDLAVPTVRGTAQIVFGNQNWSTVVQGGTPDYLAARDWPLASGEPFTPQDQAAATKVALLGQTVAQNLFGDSDPVGQIIRIKKVPFTVLGVLSPKGQSPWGQDQDDLVVVPLSTAKRRVLGVSQANARAVSSIMVRAREAGLQKEAEEQVAALLRQRHRLQPDQDDDFTVRNLSEVFAAQEASARVMAVLLGAIASVSLLVGGIGIMNIMLVSVTERTREIGLRMAVGARGRDILLQFLIEAVTLALLGGIIGTGLGLLGSAVLARFGDWAVTVDASALLLAFLFSAGVGIFFGFYPAKRAAELNPIEALRYE
- a CDS encoding CoA-binding protein, with translation MPHPDPPRRDPAVFEALFRPKAVAVVGASTQPEKLGYQVFRNLTEAGFAGPLHPVNPKADAILGRKAYPSVADLPEPADLAVIIVPARLVPETIRACGRKGTRAAIVISGGFSESGPEGERLQQDAVAAAREAGIALVGPNCQGVNHPYHGLCASWPLLTTRGCMAIASQSGTVGAALMDWAAQEELGVSAFVSMGNRADVDESDLLDYFAADPNTRAIALYIEGIKSVPRFLRAVAGCSKPLVVLKAGRTPKGRKAAESHTRSLAGRDEVYEGAFRQYRIHRAATLEELYDAAKALAYLTRPAGKRICIITSSGGSGILATDAAENAGLDVAPLPEALRAALKPVLPAHCTVANPLDLTGDATAAMYRQVAEAAAPHFDSLVVIFGDPIPGASEVIPAASPHAVICLGGADVEREERARMHRKGLPTFPTPERGVLALSHLTRF
- a CDS encoding acetate--CoA ligase family protein, with protein sequence MAPRDVTVPPREAARRLIEQARAERRHLLEPEAYQLLQAYSLPVPRHRFVRDAEEAVAAAEAIGFPVALKVVSPDILHKSESGGVRLDLRGPAAVREAFEAVRTGARAARADARLPGALVVEMARPGTEVIVGMTRDPQFGATVMFGLGGIFVEIYRDVSFRIVPVAEPDAREMIREVKGLPLLTGYRGRPPADLEAIARMVLQVSRMAEELPEIAEVDLNPVVVHERGVLPLDARVLLSLEETSA
- a CDS encoding ABC transporter ATP-binding protein, yielding MPLVELSDVTKVYRVGTVAVAALRGVSLGVERGEFVAIMGASGSGKSSLMHIIGCLDRPTTGRYLLEGQEVGALSRDALAAIRNRQVGFVFQAFHLLPRATALANVELPLLYNGCAPAERRRRAAEALAIVGLAGREDHRPNQLSGGEQQRVAIARALVNGPTLLLADEPTGNLDSRRSLEIVATLQRLNRERGLTVILVTHEPDIAAFAGRVLQCRDGRIVTDRPVPAPRDAVAEAAALPPEETP
- a CDS encoding PilZ domain-containing protein, producing the protein MDPKHRTDTRYTLSPLAQQGASLAILAPDGTEEKVRLLDFSHHGLKLEGATSYQAGAALQFRLESHVLGAPRVKFSGQVRWCQGVPEAPGAFQMGVSIDPGAEPGWVDLFTKIFEYLKQLDSLSGPH